The Sediminicola sp. YIK13 genomic sequence CTAGAAGAGCACACCGAGCTTATTTTTAAAATAGGGAAGAACATTGCCCATGATTGCAAATATTGTGGTATCCATTGGAACCTAGCACCTGTGGTGGATATCAACAACAACCCGAACAATCCGGTTATAGGCTACAGATCTTATGGCGAGAGCAAAGAACTAGTGTCGGAAAAGGCCATTGCCTATACCCTGGGCACCAAAAGCGAAGGCGTACTTACATGTGCGAAGCATTTTCCCGGACATGGGGATACGGCGATCGACTCCCATTTGGGACTACCGATTATTGAGAAGTCCAAAGAGGCCCTTTGGGAAAATGAACTTTTTCCCTTTCGCGAATTGATAGAAAACGGGGTAGATTCGGTCATGATCGGACATTTGTCCGTTCCTAGCTTGTCCAATGGAAAAAACACCCCCGCTACCCTCTCCAAAGAGATCATCAAGGGGGTCTTGCGCAAAGAATTACAGTTTAATGGGGTTGTTATTTCCGATGCCCTTAATATGCATAGTGTTTCTAAAATGTATCCCACAAAAGGGGAATTGGAATGGGTGGCTTTTGATGCGGGCAACGATGTCCTATGCTTTGCTGAAAATATAAAGGAGGGTATGGACCTCATCTTAAAGAACGCTTCAAAACAACAGATAGAGGAAAGCTTTGAACGTTTTTGGAATCTAAAACTAAAGGCTTTTAATGCTTTGAAAGAGTCTCCAGATGAAGCACGAAACCCAGTGAGCTTGAACCATAAGTTGGCCTATGAAAGTCTTAGCCTGGTTCATGGTGATCAAAAGAATATAAATCCCTTTAGAAAAGAAGGTTTTGTGGGAGTCACTATCGGAAAAGAGGCAGATAATCCATTCTTTGGCACTATCTCAAAATCAGTTACTTTTGCGGGTTTTTCTACTAAATCTTCCTCAAAAAAGGAAATTTTAGAGCAAATAGAGGGTAAAAACGTGCTTTTGACACTCTTTCCACCACTAGTGAAGCCAAAAGATAATTTTGGAGTATCTCAACAAGATTTGGCACTTATTTCAGAAATACTTGCCAACCAAAATGTGGTTCTTTATCATTTTGGAAACCCCTACTTTTTAAACCTATTGCCATTTCAGAAAGCCAGGGCTGTGGTCGTTGCCTTTCAGGATTTTGAAACATTCCAGCAAAATGCGGCAAACCATTTTCTGGGCAAGGTAGACGCAAAAGGAAAGCTTCCCATAACCCTAAATTCTGAGGTATGCACATCTACAAAGTAATCGGACTCATGTCGGGCACCTCCTTAGACGGCTTGGATTTGGCATATTGCCATATCTGGAGGCAGCATGACCGTTGGGAGTTTAAGATTCTGGAATCCAAGAGTATTTCATATGACAAGGAGACTTTTGACACACTAAAAAATTCTATCTACTTACCTGCCGACGAGCTCCTCATTTTCCATAATACCTATGGCACATGGTTGGGCGAACAAACCAAGAAATTTATAGAAGAACATCATTTGGAGGTCGACTTTATTTCCAGTCATGGGCATACCACCCACCACCAACCGGCAAAAGGGCTCACTTTTCAAATAGGCTCCGGACAGCATTTGGCCAATGCCAGTGGCCATAAAGTGGTCTGTGATTTTAGAACCAATGATGTGGCTTTGGGCGGACAGGGAGCGCCTTTAGTTCCTATTGGGGACCGATTATTATTTAGCGAATATGATTTTTGTTTGAACTTGGGAGGTATTAGTAACATCTCCTTTGAGCATGAAGGAGTTCGTTTGGCTTATGACATAGGATTGGCCAATATGATCCTGAACCATATCACCCAGAAAGTAGGGTTGGCCTATGACAAAGACGGACAACTGGCCAGCAAAGGAACCCTGAACAAGATGATGTTGCAACAATTGAACGCTTTTGAATTTTATAGGTCGCCCTTTCCAAAATCTATAGGTTTTGAATGGTTTGTGGAAAAAGTAGTTCCTATAGTTGATGGTACTAAAGACAGTTTGGAAAACCTTTTACACACCGCCGTCCACCATATTTGTGAGCAGATAGCATTACAGGTACAACAGCAGGTCACAAAAAAAGAAAACACTTTAATGGTCACCGGTGGCGGGGCCTTGAACTGTTTTCTCATTGACACCCTTCAAGAAAAATTAGGGTCCACCGCCAAAGTGGAAATCCCTTCCAAAACTTTAATCGAATTTAAGGAGGCCATTGTTTTTGCGTTTATGGGTGTACTGCGACTGGAGCAGGAAATGAATTGTTTGAGTTCAGTTACAGGAGCTAAGCGCGACTCATCAAGTGGGGTGGTATTCTTGCCCAATTAAACATATTGTGAATTTTATTTAATTCAGAAAATTTCTAATCATCAAAAAGGCAAAAGCTTAATTGGGTCACTACTAACACGAGCGTGCCCTCTGCTAGCGCGAGCGTCACGCTCGTGCATCTCAAACTTACGCATGGCATTCTTTTCAATTTAAAATAAATACCTTTTGGAACAGTTAATGTTCATAGAAAATTATCTAATTTAGAAATATTAGATATTGTATTTAATTAGAACTAAACATAAGGCACGAGCGTGACGCTCGCGCCAGCGGTGGTACTTTTTTTAAAAGGACTAGGTACGAAAACGTTTTAAAATAACATTAGAAATGATTGAGGATATAAAAATGATTGCTAGACGTTATTATAATCTGAAAAGTGGGTGGAACGATTCAATAGGAGGATTTGAAGTTGAAGAGTTCAAAGAGCCTAGAATCTTCCAGTTCAACTATGGTCCCGGAATAAATCCGTATGATGACATCAAACATGAGGAATATAAAAAATATATTTTCGATATTCAATGGAGCTACAATAGCAATATTGTAACAAAAATGGCTCCTAAATCAATATTGGCATATCCTTCTCCGAAAATGGACTTGATGATATCAATTTTTCCAGTTGATTCTAAAAAATACTCCTATCCAAATAGCTTAATGGTTTTTAATCCTGATGGTTCTATTTTGTATGAAGTAGAACCGCCGACTTTTATATCAAAGGAATCATCCCGAGTCAATATGAGGGGTAAAAAAGGAAAGTTCGGATCGATAGGCTGGATAGAAAATGACGAGTTTGATATAAAGATTGGTATTGTATCGCAAGAAGTAGAGGAATATAGAAAATTTAATCCCTATACAGGTGAATTTGGGGATAACATAGGACCAATTTCTTTAGAAACGTATACTAAATGAGACTCCCTATGCTAGCGCGAGCGTCACGCTCGTGCCCTCAACAGTCAGAAATAAAATAATTTAAAAATAAAATGAGCAGAAAATACAAATTCCCCTACTTGCACGAATATCATCCACTTGCATAAGACATACATATATAAAGAAAACAGCACCCAGAAATAATAGCTATTCCCTTTAAACCACACTCCCAATCTTACACTTACGAAAACGGTATAGGACGTTCTATCAAAAAGTCCGTAGTTTCATCCCAAATCCTTATTTTTGGACAAAATATGTAAGCATGCTCATTATTGGAATAGCCGGAGGAACTGGCTGTGGAAAAACAACCGTTGTAAATCAGATCGTTAACGAACTGCCCTTTGAAGAAGTGGGGGTAATTTCACAAGATTCGTACTACAACGATATCTCCCACCTTACCTATGAGGAACGCACCAATATCAATTTTGACCATCCTAGGGCCATAGATTTTGATCTACTCATTGAGCATTTACAAATTTTAAAACAAGGAAATCCCATTGACCAACCCGTATATTCCTTTGTAAAGCACAATCGCACCAAGGATACCATACATACCTTTCCAAGAAAGGTAATGATCGTTGAGGGGATTTTGATTATGACCAATCCCAAAATCCGGGAGATGTTCGACATAAAAATCTACGTTCACGCAGATTCCGATGAGCGGTTGATACGAAGGTTAAAAAGGGATATTACCGAGCGCGGAAGGGATCTGGATGAGGTATTGAGCCGCTACCAGAACACCCTAAAGCCCATGCACAACCAGTTTATAGAACCTACCAAGGAGTTTGCGGATATCATTATCCCCAACAATAAATACAACACCGTGGCCGTAGATATCGTACGGACCATCATTAATGAAAAACTAGCATAGACAGCAATGGGCCTAAAAGAACTGAGAAAAAAAAAGTGGTTTGGCATAGCCACCAATATGTACGTATTGGTGCTAACCGTTTTTTTAATTTGGATGATCTTTTTTGATACCAATTCCCTCTTCATCCATTGGGAGCTGAAAAAAGAAATTAAAAAGCTGGAGAAGCAGAAGGAGTTCCTACAGGAGGAGATTGAAAATGATAAAAGGACGATAGAAAAGTTATCCGACAAGAAGGAACTGGAAAAATTTGCCCGGGAAAAGTATTACCTCAAGAAAAAGAACGAGGAAATCTATTTAATAGAATACGAGGACAGCCTAAAAAATAAAGAAGATGAGTAGACCCAAACTTTTTAACGAATTTCAAGAAGTTTCCTCCAAAGCCTGGAAGCAACAAATACAATTCGACTTAAAAGGAGCGGATTATAATGAGAATTTGATATGGGAATCTCCAGAAGGGATTAAAGTAAAGCCTTTTTACCATTCTGATGAAAATGGAGGCCGCATCGATTTTTCCCTACCCTTGGGAACTTCTTGGAAAATTACCCAACATATCTATGCCAAGAATGCAACCATGGCAAATGCCAAAGCGCTAGAGGCGTTGCGCAGGGGTGCAGATAGTCTGCTTTTTACAGTTGCCTCTGAGGAAATTAAAATAGAACGGCTTTTAAAGGATATCCCCCTGGAAGCTACGGTCATCCATTTCGAATTTCAGTTTTTATCGGTACAATATATACAGGGACTCTTTAATTTTATAGGTAATAAAACCCATCGCATCCATCTGAATATTGATCTTATCGGCCACTTGGCCAAAAGTGGGAATTGGTTCCATAACCTTAAAAAGGACCATGAGATCTTGGAAGAAGTAATTATCCAGAACCAGGCCAATAATTTCAATAATATCCTTGCAGTGGATGCCAGCCTTTACCAAAATGCCGGCGCCAATATGGTGCAGCAATTGGCCTATGCGCTTTCACATGCCAATGAGTATTTAAACCATTTCACCAAGGACGCCACCCAAAATGCTATTCAGGGCATCACTTTTAAAATGGCCGTGGGAACCAATTATTTCTTTGAAATAGCAAAGCTTAGGGCCATGCGCCTCTTGTGGAAAACCTTGGCCAATGAATACAATTTGGATCTGGAATGCCACATCCTGGCCTTGCCGTCCAAACGCAACAAGACCCTTTACGATTACAATGTAAATATGCTCAGGACCACTACGGAATGTATGTCGGCCATCCTTGGAGGCGCAGATACCATCTGTAATCTACCTTATGATGCGCTTTACCACAAGAGTAATGAATTTGGCGAACGTATAGCGAGAAACCAATTGCTGATCTTAAAACACGAAAGCTATTTTGATAAGGTCAGTAATCCTGCTGATGGTGCCTATTACATAGAAAGCCTAACTACCCAATTGGCAGAAAAAGCCTTGGATCTATTTAAATCCTTGGAAGCCGGTGGCGGTTTTTTAAAGCAACTGAAAGAACATACCATCCAGAAAAAAATTAAGGAAAGCGCCAAAAAAGAACAAGAACTGTTCAATACCCATAAAGAGGTATTGGTAGGTACAAATAAGTATATCAATAAGGAAGATAGGATGAAGGATGATATGGAGATCTTCCCCTTTGTTAAGACCGATGCCCGAAAAACCTTATTGGAGCCCATTATTGAAAAACGACTGTCCGAAGCCTTGGAACAAAAAAGATTGAAAGATGAGTAGAAAAGACCTGCAACACCTAAAATTAAAAGTGGCTGAAGATACAGGTAACCAAACTCCAGCTTCCAAAACAAAGAGGAAAGTCAATTCTGAAACCCCTTTCTATATCAAGGAAGATGTAGCAGATTTAGAACATCTTAATTTTGCAGCGGGGATAGCGCCCAACCTACGTGGGCCCTACTCCACCATGTATGTCAGAAGACCTTGGACGATAAGACAATACGCTGGTTTTTCTACTGCCGAAGAAAGCAATGCTTTTTACAGACGTAATCTGGCCGCAGGACAAAAAGGGCTGTCTGTAGCCTTTGACTTACCAACACATCGTGGATATGACAGCGATCATGAGCGCGTAGTAGGAGACGTAGGTAAAGCTGGCGTTGCCATAGATTCTGTGGAAGACATGAAAATTCTATTCGACTCCATTCCTTTGGATGAAATGTCGGTTTCCATGACCATGAACGGAGCTGTTTTACCAATTATGGCCTTTTATATCGTTGCCGCAGAAGAACAAGGGGTATCCCCAAAACAATTGGCAGGGACCATACAGAACGATATCCTTAAGGAATTTATGGTGCGGAACACTTATATCTATCCTCCGGCACCTTCCATGCAGATCATTTCTGATATTTTTGAGTATACAAGCAGGCACATGCCAAAATTCAATAGCATCAGTATTTCCGGCTATCATATGCAGGAAGCTGGCGCTACCCCGGAAATAGAATTGGCATATACCTTGGCAGACGGACTGGAATACATTAGAACCGGACTTAAATCTGGTTTGGATATAGATAAGTTCGCACCTCGCCTATCTTTCTTTTGGGGCATCGGCATGGATCATTTTATGGAAATTGCCAAAATGAGGGCAGGTCGCATGCTTTGGGCAAAATTGGTTCAAAAGTTCGATCCAAAAAATCAGAAATCCCTAGCACTACGGACACACTCACAGACAAGTGGCTGGAGTCTTACTGCCCAAGATCCTTTTAATAATGTGGCCAGAACCACCATTGAAGCTGCAGCTGCAGCCTTTGGAGGCACCCAAAGTTTGCACACCAACGCCTTGGACGAGGCCATTGCACTGCCCACCGATTTTTCGGCAAGAATAGCAAGGAATACACAACTTTTTTTACAGGACGAAACCAAGATCACCAAAACGGTAGATCCTTGGGCGGGAAGTTATTATGTGGAATACCTTACTGATGAGATTGCCCATAAAGCCTGGAAACTTATTGAAGAGGTTGAAGAATTGGGAGGAATGACCAAAGCCATTGAGGCTGGTATCCCTAAAATGCGCATTGAACAGGCCGCAGCAAAAAAACAGGCCCGGATAGATAGCAACCAAGATATTATAGTAGGCATCAACAAATATCAACTGGAGGAAGAAGATCCCCTCATGATTTTGGAAGTGGACAATGAGCAGGTGCGCAAACAGCAGTTAGAACGTTTGGCACAGACCAAAAAAAACAGAAATTCGGCAGATGTAGGAGCGGCATTAAAAAAACTGACCGAAGCAGCCAAAGAAAAACAAGCGACCGAAGGAACCGCAACTACCGAGAATTTACTAGCTTTAGCGGTAGAAGCAGCGAGGGCAAGAGCTACCTTAGGGGAAATAAGCGATGCCATGGAAGTTGCTTTCGGACGGTACAAAGCAAAAATTCAATCATTTACAGGAGTGTATTCCAAAGAGATCAAAAACGACGAGAGCTTTAAAAAAGCCAGGGAGATGGCCGACCAATTTGCTGAGACCGAAGGTCGTAGACCTAGGATTATGATTGCAAAAATGGGTCAGGACGGACATGACAGGGGAGCCAAAGTTGTGGCTACCGGGTATGCCGATCTGGGCTTCGATGTAGATATCGGCCCCTTGTTCCAGACCCCTCAGGAGGCCGCGAAACAGGCTGTAGAAAACGATGTGCACGTGGTGGGAGTATCTTCCTTGGCGGCAGGTCATAAAACGTTGGTGCCCCAAATTATAGAAGAGCTCAAGAAATACGGTCGGGAAGATATCATGGTCATTGTGGGAGGCGTAGTGCCAAAACAGGATTATGACTACCTCTTTAAAGCTGGAGCCGTGGCCATATTTGGCCCTGGTACCAAAATTAGTGAAACAGCGATCCAAATATTGGACATTTTAATGGATTGATCCGTTGAATTCAACATTCTTAAACCATTAATTCCCCACAGATTACCATCATTTTGTGGATTAATAGGCTGTTATTCACCGTCTGTTAACAAAATACATTTTTTGGCGTTATAAATAATCGTATTTTTAGCCCCTAACTTACTATGATAATGGGCAAGATAATTGCTATAGCAAATCAAAAAGGTGGGGTTGGAAAAACCACCACATCAGTGAACCTAGCTGCCTCCTTAGGTGTACTGGAAAAAAAAGTATTATTAATTGATGCTGATCCACAAGCCAATGCCACATCCGGTTTGGGCATAGATGTGGACAGTGTGGAAATGGGTACGTACCAGTTATTGGAACATTCCAAGACTGCTTTGGAAACAATCATTTCAACATCCTCCCCTAATGTAGATCTTATTCCTTCACATATAGATCTTGTTGCCATTGAAATTGAACTGGTAGACAAGGATAAAAGGGAGTACATGATGAAGCAGTCACTTGAAGGGTTGAAGGACAAATACGATTACATTCTGATCGATTGCGCGCCTTCTTTGGGCTTGTTGACTCTAAATGCATTAACAGCGGCTGACTCTGTCATCATTCCTATCCAATGTGAATATTTTGCCTTGGAAGGTTTGGGCAAATTACTGAACACCATTAAAAGTGTGCAAAAAATACACAATCCAGATCTAGACATAGAAGGATTGTTGCTCACCATGTTCGATTCCAGATTGCGACTGTCCAATCAGGTGGTGGAAGAGGTGAACAAGCATTTTTCTGATATGGTTTTCGATACCATCATCCAAAGAAATGTGAGATTAAGTGAAGCTCCAAGTTATGGGGAAAGCATCATTAAATACGATGCAGCAAGCAAGGGAGCGGCCAATTATTTGAATTTGGCCAATGAAGTAATGAAAAAAAACAAGGAGATAGTTTAATATGGCGAAAGCAGTAAAAAAACAAGCTTTAGGAAGAGGATTGTCAGCACTTCTTAAAGATCCAGAAAACGACATCAAATCAGTATCCGACAAAAATGCGGATAAAGTAGTGGGCAATATCGTAGAATTGGAATTATCGGCCATAGAAATGAACCCATTTCAGCCACGATCCAACTTTAACGATGATGCACTACAAGAATTGGCAACTTCTATTCGGGAGCTGGGGGTAATCCAGCCTATTACCGTTAGAAAGCTCGATTTCAATAAATATCAATTAGTTTCCGGAGAAAGAAGATTCAGGGCGTCCAAACTCATAGGCTTGGAAACCGTTCCTGCCTATATCCGTATTGCCAATGACCAAGAATCCTTGGAAATGGCATTGGTGGAAAATATACAGCGACAGGATCTTGATCCCATCGAAATTGCTTTGTCCTACCAACGTTTGATAGACGAAATTCAGTTGACACAGGAGAAGTTAAGTGATAGGGTAGGGAAAAAACGCTCCACCATTACCAACTATTTAAGGCTTTTACGATTAGACCCCATTATCCAGACCGGCATCCGTGACGGCTTTGTAAGTATGGGACATGGTAGAACGCTCGTAAATGTTGAAAAAAGAGAAGACCAGATTGCCCTATATGAGAAGATAGTTGGACAAAATCTATCAGTTCGAGATACGGAAAAGGCCGTAAAGGCCTATCAAGATGCATTGGAAAATCCTGATAAGCAAGTGAAAAAGGTGTCGAAAACCCCTGATTTCATCAAAAAGGATGCCCCGAGATTCAGCGACTACCTTTCTGTAAAAGTAGATGTGAAAGCTTCAGAAAAAGGCAATGGCAAAATCACCATCCCTTTTAGTTCCGAAGAAGAATTTCAGCGTATAAAAAAACTGATCACAGGTGAATAAATCACTTTGCTCTATACTAGTTATTTTTCTTTTAATTCTTTCCACCACTGCACAGGAAAAAAAAAAGGATACCACCGCAGTAGACTCTGTTAAAACAGATTTTACTAAAAAAGGCGTCGTGATTAAGGATGTTATTGTGGAGAAAAGGGAAGAAATAAACCCTTTGGCTCCCAGCAAGGCCGCCTTTTTCTCCGCCATATTACCGGGATTGGGCCAAATCTACAACAAACGTTATTGGAAGGTTCCCCTAGTATATGCGGCAATTGGCACAGGGGTATACGCCTACGTTTATAATGATGATCTCTATGATCGCTTTAGAATAGCTTTTAAAAGAAGAAGGGCCGGATTTATTGATGACGAATTTTACGATCCCAACAATAGTGGTGTGGTACCTGGAAGCCCAGACCTTTCAGATGCAGCGTTGCAAGATGGGCAAGAGCGCTACCAGAGAGATAGGGATCTGGCCTTGGTAGTCACCATCGGCCTTTACGCACTCAATATCATAGATGCCAATGTGGATGCGCATTTACGGCAATTTAACGTAGATGACAACCTTAGTATGGACTTTAAACCCTACTTAGAATACAATCCAATTAACGCCAATCCAAATTACGGAATGGCATTAACCATAAAATTCTAGCGCATGAAAATTGCATTGTTTGGATACGGTAAAATGGGAAAGATGATAGAACAGACCGCTATCAAAAGAAACCATACCATTGTAGCCAAAATAGACGTAGACACCAAAGAAATTGATTTTTCCAATATCGATGTGGCCATAGATTTCAGTCAGCCTGATGCGGCTTTCGAAAATATTAAAAAATGCATGGAACACAATGTTCCTGTTATCTCGGGCACCACAGGATGGTTAAAAGATTACGACAGGGCGGTGTCCTTTTGTAATGAACATAAGGGAGCGTTTATTTATGCTTCCAATTATAGCCTGGGGGTCAATATCTTTTTTGAGCTTAACGAATATTTGGCCAAAATGATGAAGACGTTAGACCAATACAAGGTGTCCATGGAAGAAATACACCACACACAAAAGCTGGATGCCCCCAGTGGTACGGCCATCACCTTGGCCGAAGGGATCATAAAAAACACAGATTATAAAGGATGGGCATTGGATGCGGCAACAGATAGGCATATTCCTATTCTTGCCAAACGAATCAATGATGTTCCTGGAACACATTCCGTCAATTATGAAAGTCCCGTAGATAGTATTGAGATTAAACATACGGCCCACAATAGGGAAGGTTTTGCCCTCGGAGCCGTTGTAGCAGCTGAATGGATAGTGGACAAAACAGGGGTTTTCACCATGAAAGATGTGTTAAACCTTGGTTAAGAAACGTAACAAAAAAACATCTTCGGGTACTTAGTTATATACACAAGCATTGAGATATCCCAATAAACAACTTAGAATACACCAATAACAATATCGTATGAACGGCACACAATGGATTCTTTTTATTTTGATCGTACAGGTCATCCATTTTTTAGGAACTTGGAAATTATATGTAAAAGCTGGGAGAAAGGCATGGGAAGCGGCAGTGCCAATCTATAATGCCATTGTGTTGATGCAGATTATCAACCGCCCAAAATGGTGGACATTCCTGCTATTTATTCCTATTATCAATTTACTTATGTTTCCCGTAATTTGGGTGGAGACCATACGGAGCTTTGGAAAAAATAGCCTGTTAGATACTTGGTTGGTCATTTTAACCCTAGGATTTTATATCTATTATGTCAGCTATACCCAAGATGTCAAATATGTGGAAAACCGCAGCAGACATCCTAAAACGGCATTAGGGGAATGGGTCAGTTCCATTGTATTTGCCATAGTTGCTGCCACGTTGGTGCATACCTATTTTATTCAGCCTTATGTTATCCCAACCGGGTCTTTGGAAAAAACACTGATGATAGGTGATTTCCTTTTTGTTAGTAAATTTCATTACGGTGCCAGAACCCCTATGACAACTGTTGCGGCGCCAATGGTTCATGATACATTGCCGATCATAAAAACCAAATCTTATCTAAGCAAACCACAGCTCCCCTATTTTAGGCTTCCCGGTTTCCAAAAAGTTAAACGAAATGATATCGTGGTCTTTAGTTGGCCCGCGGATACCGTACGCCAGTTCTTTAAAAAGGAAAAAGGGGTCAAAAAACCAATAGACAAAAAATCAAACTACGTTAAAAGATGTGTGGGTGTCCCTGGGGATAGCCTTTCTATTGTAAATGGGGACGTGCATATCAATGGTGAAAAGCTGGTCCTATCGGACCGGGCCAAGCCAATGTTCCTTCATGTAGTAACGACCAAAGGACAAATAGGTAGCGCAGCAATTACTTTATTGGGGCGCAATAATTTTGGGGGTAATGTGATCAAAATTCCTAATGAAATATTGTCACAAGATAAAGTTGCAGAGGTAATAGACCAAAAGACTACGTTGGAGGAATTTGAAAAAGATTCTTTATACACCTACTATACAGGTTATATTTCTGATGGTAAAGTAGTATCATTTCTTAAAGCTACAGCGGTTAACAACAAGGCCCTTTTTAATATGACGGAAGAAGAAGCCAAGAATGATATTGGAAAGGCAGATATCGTCAATATTGAGAAATTCAGCTTTACAAAGCCAGAAACTTCTATTTTTCCGCAAAGCGGACAATATCCAGGCACACAAGATAATTTTGGACCTATTTATCTTCCAGAGGCAGGTAAAACAATTCCTTTAAATGTAAAAGTTCTTCCTTTATACAAGAAAATAATTCAGGAATATGAGGGGAATACCCTATCCGTATCCGGTAACCAAATTAGTATCAATGGGAAGGTAACAGACTCCTATACCTTTAAACAAGGCTATTACTGGATGATGGGAGACAATCGCCATAAATCTGAAGACAGTAGGTTTTGGGGCTATGTGCCAGAAAACCATATTGTGGGCAAACCGGTCTTTATCTGGATGAGTATAGATGGGATCAATGACGGACTGAGCAATTGGAAAGTTAGATGGGATCGTGTTTTCACCACGGTAGGTGGAGACGGCGAACCCAGGTCTTATTTTAAATACTTTTTGATAGCCCTTGCCGGTTGGTTCGTGTTTGATTATTTTAGGAAAAAGAAGAAAAAGAAATAATCTGTCTTATAAACCCAACAAATGAAGCTTCTCCTACACCCAGGATACTTTTTGAATATTGCCAATTTTGTGGCCATAGTCAAAAATGATATCTGTTGGGAGACTTCTGGAAATTATCAGAAACAGACCTACAGGAACCGATGCTATATAGCCACTGATAATGGCAGGCATCTCATGAATATTCCCATTCAACATGCCGGAGGCAAAAAGGGTAGACAAAAGTATAAAGACGTAAAAGTTGATAATTTTTACCATTGGCAACGGCAACATTGGCGTACCTTGGAAACGGCGTATCGGACCTCTCCATTTTTTGAGTTCTATGAAGATGATCTTGTAGAACTTTATAGAACCGAGCATACCTATCTACTTGATTTTAATTTAAAGTCCATTGAAGCTGTCTGCAATTGCCTTCAGATTCCAATGCCAGAAGAAAGAACTACCGATTTTGAAAAAGAACCATTGGATTATGTGGATGG encodes the following:
- a CDS encoding DUF5683 domain-containing protein; the protein is MNKSLCSILVIFLLILSTTAQEKKKDTTAVDSVKTDFTKKGVVIKDVIVEKREEINPLAPSKAAFFSAILPGLGQIYNKRYWKVPLVYAAIGTGVYAYVYNDDLYDRFRIAFKRRRAGFIDDEFYDPNNSGVVPGSPDLSDAALQDGQERYQRDRDLALVVTIGLYALNIIDANVDAHLRQFNVDDNLSMDFKPYLEYNPINANPNYGMALTIKF
- a CDS encoding ParA family protein produces the protein MGKIIAIANQKGGVGKTTTSVNLAASLGVLEKKVLLIDADPQANATSGLGIDVDSVEMGTYQLLEHSKTALETIISTSSPNVDLIPSHIDLVAIEIELVDKDKREYMMKQSLEGLKDKYDYILIDCAPSLGLLTLNALTAADSVIIPIQCEYFALEGLGKLLNTIKSVQKIHNPDLDIEGLLLTMFDSRLRLSNQVVEEVNKHFSDMVFDTIIQRNVRLSEAPSYGESIIKYDAASKGAANYLNLANEVMKKNKEIV
- a CDS encoding WbqC family protein; its protein translation is MKLLLHPGYFLNIANFVAIVKNDICWETSGNYQKQTYRNRCYIATDNGRHLMNIPIQHAGGKKGRQKYKDVKVDNFYHWQRQHWRTLETAYRTSPFFEFYEDDLVELYRTEHTYLLDFNLKSIEAVCNCLQIPMPEERTTDFEKEPLDYVDGRHLINAKTDPPLVQKPYVQVFDDRNPFIDNLSILDLLFNEGTNALSYLKEHQLEFKDA
- the dapB gene encoding 4-hydroxy-tetrahydrodipicolinate reductase, with protein sequence MKIALFGYGKMGKMIEQTAIKRNHTIVAKIDVDTKEIDFSNIDVAIDFSQPDAAFENIKKCMEHNVPVISGTTGWLKDYDRAVSFCNEHKGAFIYASNYSLGVNIFFELNEYLAKMMKTLDQYKVSMEEIHHTQKLDAPSGTAITLAEGIIKNTDYKGWALDAATDRHIPILAKRINDVPGTHSVNYESPVDSIEIKHTAHNREGFALGAVVAAEWIVDKTGVFTMKDVLNLG
- the lepB gene encoding signal peptidase I — its product is MNGTQWILFILIVQVIHFLGTWKLYVKAGRKAWEAAVPIYNAIVLMQIINRPKWWTFLLFIPIINLLMFPVIWVETIRSFGKNSLLDTWLVILTLGFYIYYVSYTQDVKYVENRSRHPKTALGEWVSSIVFAIVAATLVHTYFIQPYVIPTGSLEKTLMIGDFLFVSKFHYGARTPMTTVAAPMVHDTLPIIKTKSYLSKPQLPYFRLPGFQKVKRNDIVVFSWPADTVRQFFKKEKGVKKPIDKKSNYVKRCVGVPGDSLSIVNGDVHINGEKLVLSDRAKPMFLHVVTTKGQIGSAAITLLGRNNFGGNVIKIPNEILSQDKVAEVIDQKTTLEEFEKDSLYTYYTGYISDGKVVSFLKATAVNNKALFNMTEEEAKNDIGKADIVNIEKFSFTKPETSIFPQSGQYPGTQDNFGPIYLPEAGKTIPLNVKVLPLYKKIIQEYEGNTLSVSGNQISINGKVTDSYTFKQGYYWMMGDNRHKSEDSRFWGYVPENHIVGKPVFIWMSIDGINDGLSNWKVRWDRVFTTVGGDGEPRSYFKYFLIALAGWFVFDYFRKKKKKK
- a CDS encoding ParB/RepB/Spo0J family partition protein; translated protein: MAKAVKKQALGRGLSALLKDPENDIKSVSDKNADKVVGNIVELELSAIEMNPFQPRSNFNDDALQELATSIRELGVIQPITVRKLDFNKYQLVSGERRFRASKLIGLETVPAYIRIANDQESLEMALVENIQRQDLDPIEIALSYQRLIDEIQLTQEKLSDRVGKKRSTITNYLRLLRLDPIIQTGIRDGFVSMGHGRTLVNVEKREDQIALYEKIVGQNLSVRDTEKAVKAYQDALENPDKQVKKVSKTPDFIKKDAPRFSDYLSVKVDVKASEKGNGKITIPFSSEEEFQRIKKLITGE